CAATtagtatcaagggacctaacgtgtgccaggaaaacattccccacaccattaccccaccgtcaccagcctgtaccgttgacaccaggcaggatggggccttGGACTCATGCTGtttatgccaaatcctgactctgccatcagcatgatggAACCGGGATTCATCGGACCAGGCAATAtgtttccactcctcaattgtccagtgttggtgatggcctGCCCagtggagccgcttcttcttgtttttagctgataggaacctggtgtggtcgtctgctgcaacagCCCAGCCATGACAAGGATAGACGAGTTGTACAGAATGTCATCTCGGAGTGCACAACTCGTCAATCCTTCTCACGGCTGTTGTACTGcaccgttatttgtctgtttgtggccgcCTGTTATTTTGCActattcttgccattctccttcgacctctctaaTCAACAAGCTGTTTCTGCCCACAGTATTGCCGCTGCCTGgatgtgtttttgtttgtcgcaccattctcaaTAAACCCTAGACACTGACATGTGTGAAAAGCCCATGAGGTGGACGTTTCTAAGATACTGGATCCGGcacgcctggcaccgacgatcataccatgctcaaagtcgcttaggtcactagtTTTGTCCTTTGTAACATTCAATCTGCCTGCTATATAGAGCAAATTGCCCAGTGAGTGTACATGAGTGTACATTTTTGTAGTCTGGCTTCTAGACCAATGATGATGTAATGTATACTAACGTGAAACTGCACTTTAGTACTTTGTATAGTTTATTTAATTTTGAGGATGATGTGCTCCTGATAGTCTGTTTTTATGTGGTGAAGCCAGATAAAAATGTTCTAATTCTAATTAGAGGCAATATTTTCTAATTAAAGTGCAACATGGTAGCTTTACAGGGCAGAGAAAGAAAACCTTGAAGAATGTATTCATTAATAGAAAATCTTGAGTCAAACATTCAATGTCAAAGATCACTTTGGGTTTATTTACATGCTGTCTAACATAATGTATATAATAGACTGgcaccggaggagatggctgctgttttaagggtccctaaccaattgtgctattgtgtgtgttttttcacgttattttttacttattttgtacataatgtttctgccaccgtctcttatgaccgaaaagagcttccaGATATCAGGACAATGATTACccacctcgtactggacaaagattttttctttaacgagtcggacatGAAGGATAttcttcagacacccgacaaggctcaaatccccgtcattcgcatgagaaagagacggaaatatcggggacgtaggttgTGGTACCctgtaaggatccgacggcgagtgagtaatctgcctttaccatcagtcctattagccaacgtacaatcattgaaTAATAAATTAGACGAAGTACGATCAAGAATATCCGACCACCGGGACATTCAAAACGAGTATCTATcatttcacagagtcgtggctgaacggcaacatggataacatacagctggcgggatatacgctgcaccgataggatagaacagcggactctggtaagacaagggggtgggggtctgtgtatatttgttaacAGCAGcttgtgcacaaaatctaatattaaggaagtctggagattttgctcgcctgagtagagtatctcatgataaactgtaggccacactatttaccaagagagatTTCAACTATATTTTTcgaagctgtctatttaccatcacAAACTTATGCTGGCACTacgactgcactcaatgagctgtatgagCCCATACGCAAACAGGAAAACTCTCATGCAGAGGTGGAGCCCCTATTCGCCAGAGACTTTAAtgtagggaaacttaaatccattttacctcatttctacaagcatgttaaatgtgcaaccagagggaaaaaactctagaccacctttactccactcccagagacgcgtacaaagcttacaagcaaaaactaaagcaggaagcaccagtaactCGGTCAaaaaagaagtggtcagatgacgcagatgctaagccacagtactgtttcactagcacagactggaatatgttccaggattcttccgatggaattgaggagtacaccacatcagtcactggcttcaataagtgcatcgatgatgtcgtccccacagtgactgtacgtacataccccaacaagaagccatggattacaggcaacatccgcactgagataaagggtagagctgccgctttcaaggagtgggaccctaacccggacgcttataagaaatcccgctatgccctccgatgaaccatcccactatgccctcagatgtgaatccaagatggcgtagcaatgcagacgtggtttgtcgtcctctcgtgtactttttgtatttttcgtCTTTTTTGTATAAATTTCAGCCCACAGAAACGCACTgagtaacacattcataaatggtaaAACAGACAGTCAACAAATAAATAATCCGGAACAAGgtgttgaagtgtctgtcctgtatctaggagatataagaaagctcaagaaacatatattattattgttttacACATATTAACCCCTTTTTGGGGGGGTacgcacaaaactacctccatacttccatatattttttaaactggtacCAGTTACCTTCAGACGAATCCTGTGACAATTgtggggtcatagagcaaaacagagaacaccatcatgCTCGTTAAAATCTCCCCTTAAAGTAAAGGGGAGATTTACTTTTGCCAAACATGCGACCAATCCAAAATTCCAAGAACTTCTACAAAATGTTATTTTGAGTATTGTTTCATAGACTGTACTTTCATGTATTTATTACCTGGCTCTAATAGCATTTTGGATTTATTACGGGTACAGTAGGCTACCATATAATCACTAAAACCAATATATAAGACTCCTGACTGACAGACATTCTCCTGATCTGATACAATAATCAAATCAAGTTGATTTACTATAATCAAGTTGATTTACTGTCAATACACACCCGGGTTGGCTCAACAATCAGTTGTTTTAgtccaaataactgattaaagttATACAGCTCTACTTTTCTTGGGTGATAACTGTACATTTGTATTAAAATCGCCAAGCAGAATACATTCTCTATCAGCAAATACATTGTGATCACAGCAATTTGATTCAAGTAAATCATAGAAATGATTCTGCTTAGGAGGCCGATAGCACACACATACAAGTATAGGACGACATTTAGGAAGAAGTATATCTACCCATGCAACCTCAAGACCATCCATTTTCAGATCTGAACGAGGGTTAAAATGCACATAATTCCtagtaaaaacacacacaatgcCACCGTTTCGGTATCGGTCAATTCTAATGCTATAACCTGGAAGCTCAACCTCATTGTCCTGAATTGACCCATTGAGCCTTGTCTCAGTCACAGCAACTACTGCAGCCCGTGTGTTAGAAGCAAGGAGTTTTAATTCCTCTAATTTCAGCAGGCTTCGTGTGTTCAcatggataaaataaaaaaaactgtccaACAAGGCAAATAAAGTAATGTTgcagaaaatgtggcaaagcaattcactttttgtcctgaatacaaagtggtaagttcggggcaaatccaatacaacacattacgaAGTACCATTCTCCACAttgtcaagcatagtggtggctgcatcatgttatgggtatgcttgtaattgctaaggactggggagttttccagaataaaaaagaaacggaatggagctcaGTACATGCAAAATCCTGTAGCAAAACCTGGTTCCGTCTGCTTATTACCAGACAGGAGATGGGAGattggggtcaaaatgattggatCCCTTGTCCTCGGTACCTCTGCCAGGAGGCGGAAACTtggcttccaacaataagttgggtgaattttggccaattcctcctgacagagctggtgtaactgagtcaggtttgtaggcctccttgctcgcacacactttttcagttctgcccacaaactttctatgagattgaggtcagggctttgtgatggccactccaataccttgactttgttgtccttaagccattttgccacagcattggaagtatgcttggggtcattgtctatttgcaagacccatttgcgatcaagctttaacttcctgactgatgtcttgagatgttgcttcaatatatccacaacctttttcttcctcatgatgctatctattttgtgaagtgcaccagtccctcctgcagcaaagcaccccatgatgctgccacccccgtgcttcacggttgggatggtgttcttcagcttgcaagcctccccctttttcctccaaatacagcgatggtcattatggccaaacagttctatttttgtttcatcagaccagaggacattcctccaaaaagtatgatctttgtccccatgtgcagttgaaaccgtagtctggcattttcatggtggttttggagcagtggcttgttCATTGCGGAgtgtcctttcaggttatgtcaatataggtaTTACCTGCCTCCTAATGGAGGGAAGTGTATgagtcaggagcaggagagcaaggaagtccCAGTGGAAAAATAGTTTATTAGGCAGTCCCAACTCAACTTCAACATGGGACTGAAACACGCCCAAACGAGGTcgccacacacacagggaaataaacGCTACACACGGGGGAGAAACCTCTACTCCTCAACTCATACCCAAACGACACAACTGCCATGAGAAAAGAAAACCCTGTGGTGCAGACACGCACCCATCCGAACGTAACCACagaaaaacaatcccgcacaaagactaTCAGGCAGCGGAGGTAAATATAACCACCGAAATCAACTAATAAGACACAGGTGTAatcaatacagacagacacaaactaaaaggaaaaagggatcggtggcagctagtaggctggCGATgacgagcaccgcccgaacagggagtcATGACAgtacccgccccccccccccccccctgacacgCGGCTCCCGCAGAGCGCCGAGGATGACCCGGAGGACGATGCGCTGGGCGATCCGGATTGAGGCGGTGAAACTCACTCAGTAGAGATGGGTCCAAgacgtcctccaccggcacccaacctctctcctccggaccgtacccctcccaatccatgaggtactgcaggcccctcacccgacgCCTGGAATCCAGTATGGATCGCACTGCGTAcaccggggccccctcgatgtccagggggtgcggagggacctcccgcacctcagctcCTTGAAGCGGACCAGCTACCAccagcctgaggagagacacatgaaatgaGGGGTTATTACGGTAATAATggggagctgtaacctataacacacctcgtttattctcctcaggactttaaatggccccacaaaccgcggacccagcttccggcagggcaagcggaggggcaggtttcgggttgagagccagacccgatctcactgcggtggcggtcagcgctcgcTTTCTGCTACCCTTCGGCTCGTTTCAGGTGCCCGTGGACGGCGTCCCAGGCTTCCTTCGAGCGCTTCACCCAGTCCTCCaccacaggagcctcggtctggctcggatgccacggtaccaggaccggctgataccccagcaCGTACTGAAAGGGCGAAAGGTTagttgaggagtgacggagtgagttttgggccatctctgcccatggaacatacctcgcccactcccctggcaggtcctggcaatacgacagcagaaacctacccacatcctggtttactctctccacctgcccactctcggggtgaaaatcagatgtcaggctgaccgagatccccagacactccatgaacgccctccaaacCTGGGACATGAACTGgcgaccccgatcagaaactatgtCCTCATGCACCCCGTAGTGCCGTAAGACGTgagtaaacagggcctccgcagtctgtagggccgtagggagaccgggcaaagggaggagacgacaggacttagaaaaccgatccacaacgaccaggattgtGGTGTTACCCTGGGACGGAGGAAGATTGGTCAGGAAGTCTaccgacaggtgtgaccaagACCGCTGTGGAACGGGGAgtggttgtaacttccctctgggcaggtgtctaggagccttgcactgagcGCACActgaacaggaggagacagaccctcacgtccttagctaaagtgggccaccagtacttccccctaAGGCTTCAAACCCGTCCTATCGATacccggatgaccagaggagggtaacGTGTGCGCCCACCGAATCAACCTATCACAGACACCAAGCAGGACGTACCTCggcccagctggacactgaggTGGAGTAGGCTCTGACCGAGATGCctgctcgatgtccgcgtccacctctcGCACCACCGGCGCCACCAGACGAGAGGCCGGATGTATGGGGGTGGGAtcgatggaccgctcctctgtatcatacagacgggacagtgcgtctgcctctgggaacctggtctataCGATATCGTAAATCTGAAcctggtgaaaaacatggcccaccttgcctggcgagggttcagtctcctcgcctcccggatgtactccagattacggtggtcggtccagatgaggaAGGGGATttgagccccctcaagccaatgtctccacaccttcagggcttttacgacagccagcaactcccggtcccccacgtcatagtttcgctccgccgggctgagcttcctcgAAAAGAAGGCGCAGGTGCGGAGCTTCAGTGGCGCGCCCGAGCGCTGGGAGAGCACTGCTCCAatcccagcctcggatgcgtccacctccaccatgaatggcaaagagggatccggatgagccaacacGGGAGCCTCGGTAAACAGAGTCTTCAAGCGACAAAACgctctgtccgcctcagccgaccactgcagacGCACCGGTCCCCCGTTCAGCAGtaaggtaatgggagcagccacctgcccaaaaccctggataaacctccggtagatattggcaaaccctaaaaaccgctgcacctcctttaccgtggtgggagtcggccaattacgcacagctgcaatgcggtcacactccttcaccaaccctgatgtggaaatgcaataacccaggaaggagacggcctgTTGGGAGAACacgcatttctcagccttgacgtataggtcatgctccaacagtcgcccaagtactctgcacaccagagacacatgcgtgGCTGGTGTGGCGgaatatatcagaatgtcatcgatatacgccaccacaccctgcccgtgcaggtccctgagaatcttgTCTACGAAGGATTGTAAGACTACTGGGGCATTCTTCAACCCATAGGGCATGatgaggtactcataatggccggatgtggtactaaacgtcttccactaatatccctcccgGATACACACCAAGTTATAcacgctcctgagatccagttttgtgaagaagcgtgctCCGTCAAATGACTCCGTCGACGTagagatgagaggtagcgggtaactgtactccACCGTAATAGAATTTAGACCTCTATATTCAATGCAcagacgcagacctccctccttcttcttcacaaaaaagtaATTTGAGGAGGCGGGTGacgtggaggaccgaatgtacccctgcctCAAAGAttcagagacatatgtctccatagccaccgtctcctcctgtgacaggggatacacgtgactcctgggaagtgcggcgTTTACCTGGacgtttatcgcacaatccccttgtcgatggggtggtaattgggtcgccctattttacagaaggcgatagccaaatcggcatattcggggggaatgcgcacggtggagctTTGGTCTGGATTCTCCACCGTAGTTGCACCAATGGAGactcccacacacctacctgagcactcctctgaccacccctttagagctctctgttgccacgaaatagtggggttgtgaaaggccaaccagggaatccccagtaccactggaaacgcaggtgaatcaatgaggaagagactaatgCTCTCCACGTTAACCCCCTGCGTAACCATGTCCAGTGGAGCCGTggtctccctgaccacccctgaccctaatggtcgactatcttgGGAGTGCACATGGAATGGTTTGTCCATCTGAACTAGGGGAACCCCTAACCTATGCGCGAAACCGCGGCCCATAAAATTCcccgctgcgcctgaatctactagcgccttatgctgggaatggggggaaaactcagggaaagAGATTAACAcatacatgtgaccaacagggggctctgggtgagcctggtgctgactcacctggggtgccCGAACAGTACTCGGCCTGCCGCCTCGACTCCCAGACgagctcctccagcaccggtcagcagtgtgccctctccgACCACACCCAGTGCAGGAGGAGGCTCCTCCTCCGATCGCCcttgctgcagcaccccctaacTCCATGGGGGTTGGAGCGGAGGCGCTGGGGGGTGGaattgacccactggaattgtgatacagtgaattataagtgaaataatctgtctgtaaacaactgttggaaaaatgacttgtgtcatgcacaaagtagatgtcctaaccgatttgccaaaactatagtttgttaacaagaaatttgtggagtggttgaaaaacgagttttaatgactccaacctaagtgtatgtaaacttccgacttcaaatgtatatagATAAAAATTCCAATTAAATCAAATTATTTCCaggttgtaatacaacaaaatgtgaaaaaaagtcaGAGGGGTGAATATTTATCCTAATCAAAGTACACCAACTCCAATTAGGTCCATCCCTTGACTTTTCTCTGGCTCAGGATAATGAATTCAGTCCAGGCTACATAATGATCATTTATTTATTCAATCTTTATTTCAGATAGCATGATATGTTTTATCAGTTAAGCTTACAACAAGTAGGCCTAGCTTAAACAACAACATATTtgagaaatatatttttaaaactttCTCTTCAACCTCACTTtgtaattttacattattatcaAAGGTATGCTATTGGATAATGTGTAGCCTGTACATGTATATGAattgtgtaacggctgtcgtcctcttcttcctctgaagaggtgtagcaaggatcggactaatacgcagcgtggtaggtgtccatgttttaataaggaaaactgaacatgaacacaaatacaaaaacgtgaacaaaccgaaacagtcccgtgtggcacaaacactgacacaggaaacaatcacccacaaaatacccaaagaacatggctgcctaaatatggttcccatttagagacaacgataaacctgcctctaattgagaaccaatctaggcaaccatagacttacataaacacctagaatGAACATACAtctacaaaaaaaacctagacagtacaaacaccctagacgagacaaaaacacacaaaccaccctcgtcacaccctgacctaaccaaaataataaagagaacaaagataactaaggccagggcgtgacaaattgACAAACCATAGTAGTGATTTTCAAACTTTATAGTTGTTCATCTGGAGTTACACTGCTCACAATTAATGTAAATGCTTTCTTAAAATAGACCAACAACCATTTTTTTGTTAATACATTGTCTTATTACACCTTTtaattggtatttggtattttattaggatccccattagcttttgcgaaagcagcagctacttttctTGGGGTCCAcgcaaaacatgacataatacagaacattaataaacTTGACCACAtggctggacaataatcaagttAAGACAAAACTAAAGCGTgcacttgctttttggagtgtggtgtcaaaataAATCTATTTACTATTGACAGACCTCTCTTCAACCAAtgaatatatatgttttaatgatgacagtttacaatctaaggtaacaatAAGTAATTTAGTCTCGTCAACTTGTTAAAAAAAATCtctttacaaaaataaaaaaacatttggtgAGATTTTGCTCGAATTTCATACCACCATGACTTAATTTGAGTGTTACCGTAAGCTTAGGGCTCAATCAGCATATCATACCACAGTTAATTTTCACTTTTCTCTTCATGTTGTATTCACAACATTCAGAATCTTAATACATAGCATGACATTTTAACTAATGTTCATctcaaataataaagaaaaatgttGATTAGAGGAGAGATTTCCTACTGAACTACTATATGATGTTATACTACAGTAGGCTATATGGTAAAGATATCATGATTCAGTGGTAGTAGTCACAGATTGTGTTCCTCGTGGAGAGGAAATAGCCACAGCTATGCTTAATTATTAGTCATTATTAGTCATCAAGTCTTTTTTTAAATTGATTGACTCTCTGCAGCAATTCATCAAGGAATGTGAAATCATATGTTTGGAGCTCTGCCAATTCCCTTGTAATCTTTTGCTGTTTAATCATTCTCTCTGCCTCCTGATACATTTTCTCAGAGAAGTGCTCTCCTCCATTTCCTGCCACCATGTCATCAATCTTCTTGATCAGCTCAACAACTTGACTTCTATTCCCATCTTTGTTGTTGAAAACATGGAATCTGTTGCCACATCGTTGAATCACTTTTTGAAGCTTTGGATGACCGGTGCGTACATACTCTTGTATTGTTTGACCCGGAAGTTCATCCCCACGAGTAAACAGTACAATCATGTGATTGGAGGCCTTTGGTCCAAAGATTTCCTCCAGGGCTTCA
This is a stretch of genomic DNA from Salvelinus alpinus chromosome 11, SLU_Salpinus.1, whole genome shotgun sequence. It encodes these proteins:
- the LOC139533562 gene encoding GTPase IMAP family member 7-like, which codes for MGGGSSIPEGPDLRIVMIGKTGVGKSAVGNTILGKNIFISHPSANSVTGTCEKHQLQESNRRIYVVDTPGIFDTVIQSEDIKNEIVRCIQVSSPGPHVFLLVIQVGRFTKEEQNSVEALEEIFGPKASNHMIVLFTRGDELPGQTIQEYVRTGHPKLQKVIQRCGNRFHVFNNKDGNRSQVVELIKKIDDMVAGNGGEHFSEKMYQEAERMIKQQKITRELAELQTYDFTFLDELLQRVNQFKKRLDD